A window of the Rhodoferax sp. GW822-FHT02A01 genome harbors these coding sequences:
- the ettA gene encoding energy-dependent translational throttle protein EttA: protein MAQYVFSMNRVGKIVPPKRHILKDISLSFFPGAKIGVLGTNGSGKSTLLKIMAGIDKEIEGEAIPMTGLNIGYLPQEPQLDPTQTVREAVESGMGRVFAAKARLEEVYTAYGAEDADFDALAAEQAELEAIIATAGTDSEHQLEIAADALRLPPWEANIGVLSGGEKRRVALCRLLLSKPDMLLLDEPTNHLDAESVDWLEQFLQRYSGTVVAITHDRYFLDNAAEWILELDRGSGIPYKGNYSDWLQQKQARLEAEQKGEEARAKALKKELEWSRQNPKARQAKSKARLARFEELSDYEYQKRNETNEIFIPVADRLGHEVIEFVNVSKSFGDRLLIDNLSFKIPAGAIVGIIGPNGAGKSTLFKLIAGKEKADSGEVKIGQTVKMAFVDQHRDDLSNEKTVWEDVSGGLDILNVGKFQMASRAYCGRFNFNGSDQQKKVGMLSGGERGRLHLAKTLIAGGNVLMLDEPSNDLDVETLRALEDALLEFAGTMLVISHDRWFLDRIATHILAAEGDSQWTFFDGNYQEYEADKKKRLGEEGAKPKRMRYKALK, encoded by the coding sequence ATGGCCCAATACGTTTTCTCCATGAACCGCGTCGGCAAGATCGTGCCGCCCAAGCGCCACATTCTCAAAGACATCTCTCTTTCCTTCTTCCCGGGTGCCAAGATCGGTGTGCTGGGAACCAATGGTTCGGGCAAGTCCACCCTGCTCAAGATCATGGCCGGCATCGACAAGGAAATCGAAGGCGAAGCCATTCCCATGACGGGCCTGAACATCGGCTACCTGCCGCAGGAGCCGCAACTGGACCCGACCCAGACTGTGCGTGAAGCGGTGGAATCCGGCATGGGCAGGGTCTTTGCCGCCAAGGCACGCCTGGAGGAGGTCTATACCGCCTACGGCGCCGAAGATGCGGACTTTGACGCGCTGGCCGCCGAACAGGCCGAGCTCGAAGCCATCATCGCCACAGCGGGCACCGACTCCGAGCACCAGCTGGAAATCGCCGCCGACGCATTGCGTCTGCCTCCCTGGGAAGCCAACATTGGTGTGCTGTCCGGTGGTGAGAAGCGCCGCGTCGCCTTGTGCCGCCTGCTGCTGTCCAAGCCCGACATGCTGCTGCTCGACGAACCGACCAACCACTTGGACGCCGAATCGGTGGACTGGCTGGAGCAGTTCCTGCAGCGCTACTCCGGCACGGTGGTGGCCATCACCCACGATCGCTACTTCCTGGACAACGCTGCCGAATGGATTCTGGAACTGGACCGTGGCTCCGGCATTCCCTACAAGGGCAACTATTCCGACTGGCTGCAACAGAAGCAGGCCCGTCTGGAAGCCGAGCAAAAGGGTGAAGAGGCCCGTGCCAAGGCCCTGAAGAAGGAACTGGAATGGTCGCGCCAGAACCCCAAGGCGCGCCAGGCCAAGAGCAAGGCCCGTCTGGCCCGCTTTGAGGAACTGAGCGACTACGAATACCAGAAGCGCAATGAAACCAATGAAATCTTCATCCCCGTGGCGGACCGTCTGGGCCATGAGGTGATCGAGTTCGTGAACGTTTCCAAGTCCTTTGGCGACCGGCTGCTGATCGACAACCTGAGCTTCAAGATTCCCGCTGGCGCCATCGTCGGCATCATCGGCCCCAATGGCGCCGGCAAGTCGACCTTGTTCAAGCTGATTGCCGGCAAGGAAAAGGCCGATTCGGGTGAAGTCAAGATCGGCCAGACCGTGAAGATGGCGTTCGTGGACCAACACCGCGATGACCTCTCCAACGAAAAGACGGTGTGGGAAGACGTCTCCGGCGGTCTGGACATCCTCAATGTGGGCAAGTTCCAGATGGCCAGCCGCGCGTATTGCGGTCGCTTCAACTTCAACGGCTCCGACCAACAGAAGAAGGTGGGCATGCTCTCCGGCGGCGAGCGCGGACGCCTGCATCTGGCCAAGACGCTGATTGCCGGTGGCAACGTGCTGATGCTCGATGAACCTTCCAACGATCTGGATGTGGAAACCCTGCGCGCCCTGGAAGACGCCTTGCTGGAATTCGCCGGCACCATGCTGGTGATCAGCCATGACCGCTGGTTCCTGGACCGTATCGCGACCCACATCCTGGCCGCCGAAGGCGACAGCCAATGGACCTTCTTCGACGGCAACTACCAGGAGTACGAAGCCGACAAGAAGAAGCGTCTGGGCGAAGAGGGCGCCAAGCCCAAGCGCATGCGCTACAAGGCGCTCAAATAA
- the eda gene encoding bifunctional 4-hydroxy-2-oxoglutarate aldolase/2-dehydro-3-deoxy-phosphogluconate aldolase, with the protein MSTSEKFSALQVMTDAPVIPVIVLNDVAHAVPMARALVAGGIRMLEVTLRTPQALACIEAIARDVPEAVVGAGTVRSKADAQAAAAAGARFAVSPGYTSTVGQACRDAGLSLLPGVATGGEIMMAQEDGFTELKFFPAMQAGGPAMLKAWSGPFFDVRFCPTGGVTLQNAPEFLALPNVVCVGGSWLVPADAVQKGEWARITQLAKDTQSLRK; encoded by the coding sequence ATGAGCACTTCCGAGAAATTTTCTGCCCTGCAAGTGATGACCGATGCACCGGTGATCCCGGTCATCGTCCTCAACGACGTGGCGCACGCCGTTCCCATGGCCCGCGCCCTGGTGGCCGGTGGCATCCGCATGCTGGAAGTGACGCTGCGCACGCCGCAGGCGCTGGCCTGTATCGAAGCCATTGCCAGAGATGTGCCCGAGGCCGTGGTGGGTGCCGGAACCGTGCGTTCCAAGGCCGATGCGCAGGCCGCCGCGGCTGCTGGCGCGCGCTTTGCCGTCAGCCCCGGCTACACCTCCACTGTGGGTCAGGCCTGTCGCGACGCCGGTTTGTCCCTGCTGCCCGGAGTGGCGACTGGCGGCGAAATCATGATGGCGCAGGAAGACGGTTTTACCGAACTCAAGTTCTTCCCCGCCATGCAAGCTGGTGGACCTGCCATGCTCAAGGCCTGGAGCGGCCCATTCTTTGATGTGCGCTTCTGCCCAACCGGCGGTGTGACGCTGCAGAACGCCCCCGAATTCCTGGCTCTGCCGAATGTGGTCTGCGTGGGCGGCTCCTGGCTGGTGCCGGCCGATGCCGTACAAAAGGGCGAGTGGGCGCGCATTACCCAACTGGCCAAGGACACGCAAAGCCTGCGCAAGTAG
- a CDS encoding hemerythrin family protein, giving the protein MTIHWNDTFNIGNQQIDHQHRQLFRIANRFLGASSKEEQLHCAESLFEYTQSHFVYEESLMRAVNFPGYAQHVRSHQVLTHRLQEVKEQILNDSLDKKALEEFIRHWALEHIPADDSKLADYMETQETMRGELS; this is encoded by the coding sequence ATGACAATCCACTGGAATGACACATTCAACATTGGCAATCAGCAGATTGACCACCAGCATCGGCAACTTTTCAGGATCGCCAACCGCTTTTTGGGAGCCAGTTCAAAGGAAGAGCAGTTGCATTGTGCGGAAAGCCTATTTGAATATACGCAAAGCCATTTCGTGTACGAAGAGTCGCTGATGCGGGCCGTGAACTTCCCCGGATATGCGCAGCATGTGCGCTCGCATCAGGTGCTGACCCACCGCTTGCAGGAAGTGAAGGAGCAAATCCTGAACGATTCTCTGGACAAGAAAGCGCTGGAGGAGTTCATCAGGCACTGGGCCCTGGAACATATTCCGGCCGACGATTCAAAGCTTGCCGACTATATGGAAACCCAGGAGACCATGCGAGGCGAATTGAGCTGA
- a CDS encoding DUF1631 family protein: MSKFKLRRLGVSHDSGFHQPTLQDCLEAVLERSEPLMDDVLTGLDASLTPVMGQTATIKDAATREAIAALCKRAAQVRPSYAAHLRQMVMGGGSQVQPGRQAMHFDDFQFLDSAQLDANIEAAHSLQSVMMAVEEVLPRFNAMMSNLMGWSTVQAQLNPLRPEAFSAALRACLEEFIGEPAIRSRMIGVASGLLGQSLSRLYREVIEWLRSQGVEPVHMTSVKTAGLWNPKKSQDSTVTRTMLTLDKLRRLLCGELDPHPVPDDRVDFAATIPASLEALQDLKLVEPMMKRLSDRAVKTQASRTKAVPMPVVDMLDPASEQTQRRHLGEQLGREVVLLMLENLMKDRRLLPQVRASLQALEPVLIELSQNDGRFFSERHHPARQFLDRMTHRSLAFANEAAPGYAAFQKTFDNAVRVLSTAAAEAASFARILRKIEEDWSQEEGGRQQRAAEAARGLLRAEQRNLLARNHSKQFAERMANMQVPHFVAAFVRGPWAQVVAEAQLNLTDGSVDPGGYQALVDELLWSVQPQLIRNNPGRLLATVPEMLVTLRRGLGLISFPQERMSSFFDALISFHEKILDGADVAKAAGSDDAAVPVAKKVSEDVSDSFWMAAPEVADSGYMDAAALRTASSDGAIANLEGADRRVWQVDRLTTGAWVDLMVGDDWVRAQLTWASPQRTLFLFISGKGTTHSMSRHTLDKLKEAGRIRLVTDARVMDRALDAVAQAAMDNELRTKSGKEGE, from the coding sequence ATGAGCAAATTCAAGTTGCGCCGTTTGGGCGTCTCCCACGATTCCGGATTTCACCAGCCCACATTGCAGGACTGCCTGGAAGCGGTGCTGGAGCGGAGTGAGCCGTTGATGGACGATGTGCTGACTGGCCTCGACGCTTCCCTGACCCCAGTCATGGGCCAGACAGCCACCATCAAGGACGCCGCAACCCGCGAAGCCATTGCCGCCTTATGCAAGCGGGCCGCGCAAGTCCGGCCCTCCTACGCTGCTCATTTGCGGCAAATGGTCATGGGCGGCGGCAGCCAAGTGCAGCCCGGTCGCCAGGCCATGCATTTCGATGACTTCCAGTTTCTGGACTCCGCGCAACTCGATGCCAACATCGAAGCCGCGCACAGCCTGCAGTCGGTGATGATGGCCGTGGAGGAGGTGCTGCCCAGATTCAACGCCATGATGAGCAATTTGATGGGGTGGTCCACTGTGCAGGCCCAGCTCAATCCGCTCAGGCCCGAAGCCTTCAGCGCGGCATTGCGCGCTTGCCTGGAGGAGTTCATTGGTGAGCCAGCCATCCGCTCGCGCATGATTGGCGTCGCATCCGGCCTGCTGGGGCAGAGTCTGAGCCGCCTGTATCGCGAGGTGATCGAGTGGCTGCGTTCTCAGGGAGTGGAGCCGGTGCATATGACTTCGGTCAAGACTGCCGGTCTGTGGAACCCGAAAAAATCCCAGGACAGCACCGTGACGCGCACCATGCTGACGCTGGACAAACTGCGGCGTCTGCTCTGTGGCGAGCTCGATCCCCATCCTGTGCCCGATGATCGCGTCGATTTCGCGGCCACCATTCCGGCCTCGCTGGAAGCGCTGCAGGACCTGAAGCTGGTTGAGCCCATGATGAAGCGCCTGTCCGATCGCGCCGTCAAAACCCAGGCCAGCCGGACGAAGGCGGTGCCCATGCCGGTGGTGGATATGTTGGACCCTGCCAGTGAACAGACACAGCGCAGGCATCTGGGTGAGCAACTGGGGCGGGAGGTCGTGTTGCTCATGCTGGAGAACCTGATGAAGGACCGCCGCCTGTTGCCGCAGGTGCGTGCCAGCTTGCAGGCACTGGAGCCGGTGCTGATTGAGCTGTCGCAGAACGACGGCCGTTTTTTCAGCGAGCGTCACCATCCGGCACGCCAATTTCTGGACCGCATGACCCATCGCAGCCTGGCCTTCGCCAATGAGGCAGCACCTGGCTACGCGGCCTTTCAGAAGACATTCGACAATGCGGTGCGTGTGCTCTCCACCGCGGCGGCCGAAGCCGCCTCTTTTGCCCGCATTCTGCGCAAGATCGAAGAGGACTGGTCGCAGGAAGAGGGAGGGCGCCAGCAGCGCGCGGCAGAAGCGGCGCGCGGCTTGTTGCGGGCGGAGCAGCGCAATTTGCTGGCGCGTAACCACAGCAAGCAGTTTGCCGAGCGCATGGCAAACATGCAGGTGCCGCATTTTGTGGCGGCCTTTGTGCGCGGGCCCTGGGCGCAGGTAGTGGCCGAAGCCCAACTCAATCTCACCGATGGATCCGTCGATCCGGGCGGTTATCAGGCCCTGGTGGACGAGTTGCTCTGGAGTGTTCAACCGCAGTTGATACGGAACAACCCCGGGCGATTGCTGGCAACGGTGCCGGAGATGCTGGTGACCTTGCGCAGGGGCCTGGGCCTGATTTCATTTCCGCAAGAGCGCATGTCTTCGTTCTTCGACGCGTTGATCTCCTTCCACGAAAAGATTCTGGACGGTGCAGACGTGGCCAAGGCAGCAGGCTCGGACGATGCAGCCGTGCCGGTGGCCAAGAAGGTGTCGGAGGACGTGTCCGACAGTTTCTGGATGGCAGCGCCCGAAGTGGCCGACTCCGGCTACATGGATGCTGCAGCACTGCGCACCGCTTCTTCAGACGGCGCAATCGCAAATCTGGAGGGGGCCGACCGGCGCGTATGGCAGGTGGACCGCCTCACGACCGGTGCCTGGGTCGATTTGATGGTGGGTGACGACTGGGTGCGGGCGCAGCTCACCTGGGCCAGCCCGCAGCGCACCTTGTTCCTGTTCATTTCCGGCAAAGGCACCACCCATTCCATGTCGCGCCACACCCTGGACAAGCTCAAGGAAGCTGGCCGCATCCGTCTGGTGACGGATGCCCGTGTGATGGACCGCGCACTGGATGCCGTGGCACAGGCCGCCATGGATAACGAACTGCGCACCAAGTCCGGAAAAGAAGGCGAATAA
- a CDS encoding HDOD domain-containing protein, translating to MTYITLALAVLAAVGIVFLLKKGGSAPKASVRHPVSGPATPPPMPTAKVPAAAQPAMRSIVRVANPHIEAMLKGFEFTRSADLSEEEAQAVVDMLVRIPRPPSALHKLVSPEFLASANTSELSEIVMAEPQIAAKVLVVVNSPFYGLKSPLSSIGQAVTFMGMNTVRSICLQYMLDESFQSEDPEVKKIFDGLWNASAFASELCYKLAQLLQLPEPGTLVTQVVLSFLGHVASHSLLPKSLVMPMMAKGMLERARVEQRELGLSAAEIGSLLMREWELPDSIVNNVRDIDSVLVTPCDSTQLQRSTRMAFCYVCARLGERLAYGEIKDLSTFDLSQEHSVEFFHVHSYLSLPTLTRLNEFLHMPEVVASINAMVFNMQLRK from the coding sequence GTGACATATATAACTTTGGCGTTGGCCGTGCTGGCCGCCGTGGGGATTGTTTTTCTGCTCAAGAAAGGCGGATCCGCGCCCAAGGCGTCTGTACGGCATCCGGTGAGCGGGCCGGCAACGCCGCCGCCCATGCCGACTGCCAAAGTGCCCGCTGCGGCCCAGCCTGCCATGCGCAGCATCGTCCGCGTCGCCAATCCACACATCGAAGCCATGCTCAAGGGCTTTGAGTTCACCCGCAGCGCCGACCTTTCCGAGGAAGAGGCCCAAGCGGTGGTGGACATGCTGGTGCGCATACCGCGGCCGCCGAGCGCGTTGCACAAGCTGGTTTCACCAGAGTTCCTGGCTTCGGCCAACACCTCGGAACTGAGCGAGATCGTGATGGCCGAGCCGCAGATCGCCGCCAAGGTCCTGGTGGTGGTGAACTCCCCCTTCTACGGTCTGAAGTCGCCCTTGAGCAGTATTGGCCAAGCGGTGACCTTCATGGGCATGAACACGGTGCGCAGCATCTGCCTTCAGTACATGCTCGATGAGTCCTTCCAATCCGAGGACCCTGAAGTCAAGAAGATCTTCGATGGGCTCTGGAACGCCAGTGCCTTTGCCAGCGAGCTCTGCTACAAGTTGGCGCAACTGCTGCAATTGCCCGAACCCGGTACCCTGGTAACCCAGGTCGTTCTGTCCTTTCTGGGCCATGTGGCCAGCCACTCCCTGCTGCCCAAGAGTCTGGTCATGCCCATGATGGCCAAGGGCATGCTGGAGCGCGCCCGCGTGGAGCAGCGTGAACTGGGGCTCAGTGCGGCCGAAATCGGCAGCCTGCTGATGCGCGAATGGGAGCTGCCCGACAGCATCGTGAACAATGTGCGTGACATTGATTCCGTGCTGGTCACACCCTGCGACAGCACCCAGCTGCAGCGCAGCACCCGCATGGCGTTTTGCTACGTGTGCGCAAGGCTGGGCGAACGCTTGGCTTACGGCGAGATCAAGGACCTGTCGACGTTCGATCTATCACAGGAGCACAGCGTGGAGTTTTTCCATGTGCACTCTTACCTGAGCCTGCCCACTCTGACGCGTCTCAATGAGTTCCTGCATATGCCGGAGGTAGTCGCTTCCATTAACGCCATGGTTTTCAACATGCAATTGCGCAAGTGA
- the edd gene encoding phosphogluconate dehydratase has product MATSNSAPALHPVVEAVTRRIQERSAPTRGAYLAQVDTAIQRKPGAERMGCANVAHAFAALPGNDKFKVVAEKAPNIGIVTAYNDLLSAHAPLQHYPDIIKTEARHLGATAQVAGGVPAMCDGVTQGFEGMELSLFSRDTIGMATAIALSHDVFDAALMLGVCDKIVPGLLIGALHFGHLPTVFIPAGPMTSGLSNNEKSKVREKAAQGLVGREELLAAESAAYHGPGTCTFYGTANSNQMLLEAMGLHVPGTAFINPGNAVREELTREAVRTVLSITKAKRFAPIGKLVDERCIVNAMVALLATGGSTNHLIHWVAVARSAGIIIDWNDFSALSDVVPLLSRVYPNGSADVNQFQAAGGPGFVIGQLLDAGFMHADVLTVRSGGLREFASIPAADAQGKLQWTEAGASKDESVVRPASQPFSTSGGLKLLQGNLGRSVIKISAVPEDRHVIEAPCRVFDSQEALHVAFKAGELDRDVVCVVRWQGPQANGMPELHKLTPPLAVLQGKGFRVALVTDGRMSGASGKVPAAIHMSPEAAAGGPLAKVRDGDVIRLDANAEMVQALVDPAEWEARPLAAMPEALRAANGVGMGRELFANMRRNALAAEQGACTWF; this is encoded by the coding sequence ATGGCCACATCCAACTCCGCACCCGCACTCCACCCCGTCGTTGAAGCGGTGACCCGCCGCATCCAGGAGCGCAGTGCACCGACGCGCGGTGCCTACCTCGCGCAAGTGGACACGGCCATCCAGCGCAAGCCCGGCGCCGAGCGCATGGGTTGCGCCAATGTGGCGCATGCCTTCGCTGCCTTGCCCGGCAACGACAAGTTCAAGGTGGTGGCAGAAAAGGCTCCCAACATCGGCATCGTCACCGCCTACAACGACTTGCTTTCCGCCCACGCACCGCTGCAGCACTATCCCGACATCATCAAGACCGAAGCCCGCCACCTGGGCGCCACCGCTCAGGTGGCGGGTGGCGTGCCCGCCATGTGCGACGGCGTGACACAGGGCTTTGAAGGCATGGAGCTCAGCCTCTTCAGCCGCGACACCATTGGCATGGCCACCGCCATTGCGCTCAGCCACGATGTGTTTGATGCGGCCCTCATGCTGGGTGTGTGCGACAAGATCGTGCCAGGCCTGCTGATTGGCGCCTTGCACTTCGGTCACCTGCCGACCGTGTTCATCCCTGCCGGGCCGATGACATCGGGCCTGTCCAACAATGAAAAATCCAAGGTGCGTGAAAAGGCAGCACAGGGTCTGGTGGGCCGCGAGGAGTTGCTGGCGGCGGAATCCGCCGCCTACCATGGCCCCGGCACCTGCACCTTCTATGGCACGGCCAATAGCAACCAGATGCTGCTCGAAGCCATGGGCCTGCACGTGCCGGGCACGGCCTTCATCAACCCCGGCAATGCGGTGCGCGAAGAGCTGACCCGCGAGGCCGTGCGCACCGTACTTTCCATCACCAAGGCCAAGCGCTTCGCGCCCATTGGCAAGCTGGTGGACGAGCGCTGCATCGTCAACGCCATGGTGGCCTTGCTGGCCACCGGCGGCTCCACCAACCACCTGATCCACTGGGTGGCCGTGGCCCGTTCGGCCGGCATCATCATTGACTGGAACGACTTTTCTGCGCTGTCCGATGTGGTGCCTTTGCTCAGCCGCGTGTATCCCAATGGCAGTGCCGATGTGAACCAGTTCCAGGCCGCAGGCGGCCCTGGATTCGTGATCGGCCAGCTGCTGGACGCGGGCTTCATGCATGCCGACGTGCTCACCGTGCGCAGCGGTGGCTTGCGCGAATTCGCATCCATTCCTGCGGCCGATGCGCAGGGCAAGTTGCAATGGACCGAAGCCGGTGCCAGCAAGGACGAGAGCGTGGTGCGTCCCGCATCTCAACCTTTCAGCACCAGCGGCGGACTCAAGCTGCTGCAGGGCAATCTGGGTCGTAGCGTGATCAAGATTTCGGCGGTGCCGGAAGATCGCCACGTTATCGAAGCGCCGTGTCGGGTATTCGACTCACAGGAAGCCTTGCACGTAGCCTTCAAGGCGGGCGAGCTGGACCGCGATGTGGTGTGCGTGGTGCGCTGGCAAGGACCCCAGGCCAATGGCATGCCGGAATTGCACAAGCTCACGCCACCGTTGGCTGTGTTGCAGGGCAAGGGTTTCCGGGTGGCGCTGGTAACGGATGGGCGCATGAGCGGCGCCTCTGGCAAGGTACCTGCAGCCATCCATATGTCGCCCGAAGCAGCAGCTGGCGGTCCTTTGGCCAAGGTGCGCGATGGCGATGTGATTCGCCTTGATGCCAATGCAGAGATGGTTCAGGCCCTGGTGGACCCGGCCGAATGGGAAGCCCGTCCCCTGGCTGCCATGCCCGAAGCGCTGCGTGCAGCCAATGGTGTGGGTATGGGCCGCGAACTGTTTGCCAATATGCGCCGCAACGCGCTGGCAGCGGAGCAGGGTGCCTGCACCTGGTTCTGA
- the gloA gene encoding lactoylglutathione lyase, with the protein MQFLHTMLRVGNLQRSIDFYTQVLGMKLLRTSENPEYKYTLAFLGFEANPAQAEIELTYNWGVEQYEMGTAYGHIALGVEDAYASCEKIKAAGGNVTREAGPVKGGTTVIAFVTDPDGYKIELIQLNSRK; encoded by the coding sequence ATGCAATTCCTACACACCATGCTGCGCGTTGGCAATCTTCAACGCTCCATCGACTTCTATACCCAAGTGCTGGGCATGAAACTGCTGCGGACTTCGGAGAATCCCGAATACAAGTACACCCTGGCGTTTCTGGGCTTTGAGGCAAACCCGGCACAAGCTGAAATCGAACTCACCTACAACTGGGGCGTGGAACAGTACGAGATGGGCACCGCCTACGGTCACATTGCGCTGGGCGTAGAGGACGCCTATGCGTCCTGCGAAAAGATCAAGGCTGCCGGTGGCAATGTGACGCGTGAAGCCGGGCCAGTCAAGGGTGGCACGACGGTAATCGCATTTGTCACAGACCCGGACGGATACAAGATCGAGTTGATTCAACTGAACTCGAGGAAGTAG
- a CDS encoding DEAD/DEAH box helicase — MNFEELNLAAAILKAVREEGYETPTAIQAQAIPLVLAGHDLLGGAQTGTGKTAAFTLPMLHRLTMSRSAQNKFGGTGIRALVLTPTRELAAQVEESVRTYGKYLQLTSTVIFGGVGMNPQISKLKKGVDILVATPGRLLDLQQQGMLDLGQVQMLVLDEADRMLDMGFIHDVKKVLALVPKEKQSLLFSATFSDEIRDLANNLLKNPQSVQVTPRNTTVQRITQVIHPVGRGKKKALLAHIINQNNWSQVLVFTRTKFGANNVAEFLEKNGITAMALHGNKSQAARTQALSGFKTGAVRALVATDIAARGIDIDDLPHVVNYEIPNVSEDYVHRIGRTGRAGADGAAVNLVCLDEEGFMQDIERFTKQNIEVKVVEGFAPEPGEKAEPIAMGRQTIWGGAGKPPSRDVMQAAAKAARTEMLQRVRENKGAAGAGNGGGRGNGGGQGASRGRSGGNGAGQGAPRGDRNDRNGEFQPPRPQGQRPAHAQGRGGRPGGAAPQPAGFANEPREPRVPGGQPDPMRTSVDMMAERGARRSYGGGNRNGGGGGYAGGRSDSFGRPSNGPRGPRGPGSSNR, encoded by the coding sequence ATGAACTTTGAAGAACTGAATCTGGCTGCGGCCATTCTGAAGGCCGTACGCGAAGAGGGCTATGAAACCCCCACCGCCATTCAGGCACAAGCCATCCCCCTGGTCCTGGCCGGCCACGACTTGCTGGGCGGCGCCCAGACCGGCACCGGCAAGACCGCAGCATTTACCCTGCCCATGCTGCACCGCCTGACCATGAGCCGCAGCGCCCAGAACAAATTCGGCGGCACCGGCATCCGTGCCTTGGTGCTGACTCCCACACGTGAACTGGCGGCCCAAGTGGAAGAGTCGGTCCGCACCTACGGCAAATACCTGCAACTCACCAGCACCGTCATCTTCGGCGGCGTGGGCATGAACCCGCAAATCAGCAAGCTGAAAAAAGGCGTGGACATCCTGGTGGCCACTCCCGGCCGCCTGCTGGACCTGCAACAACAAGGCATGCTGGACCTGGGTCAGGTGCAGATGCTGGTGCTGGACGAGGCCGACCGCATGCTGGACATGGGCTTCATCCATGACGTCAAGAAGGTGCTGGCCCTGGTTCCCAAGGAAAAGCAAAGCCTGCTGTTCTCGGCCACCTTCAGCGACGAGATCCGCGACCTAGCCAACAACCTGCTCAAGAATCCGCAGAGCGTGCAGGTCACACCGCGCAACACCACCGTGCAGCGCATCACCCAGGTGATCCACCCCGTGGGTCGCGGCAAGAAGAAAGCTTTGCTGGCCCACATCATCAACCAGAACAACTGGAGCCAGGTGCTGGTGTTCACCCGCACCAAGTTCGGCGCCAACAACGTGGCCGAGTTCCTGGAGAAGAACGGCATCACCGCCATGGCCCTGCACGGCAACAAGAGCCAGGCCGCCCGTACCCAGGCTTTGTCGGGCTTCAAGACCGGTGCCGTGCGCGCCCTGGTCGCTACCGACATTGCAGCCCGTGGCATCGACATCGACGACCTGCCCCACGTGGTCAATTACGAGATCCCCAACGTCAGCGAAGACTATGTGCACCGTATTGGCCGCACTGGCCGCGCTGGCGCCGATGGTGCCGCCGTCAATCTGGTGTGTCTGGACGAAGAAGGCTTCATGCAGGACATCGAGCGCTTCACCAAGCAGAACATTGAAGTCAAGGTCGTTGAAGGCTTTGCGCCCGAACCCGGTGAAAAGGCCGAACCCATTGCCATGGGACGCCAGACCATCTGGGGCGGTGCCGGCAAGCCGCCCAGCCGCGACGTCATGCAGGCGGCCGCCAAGGCAGCCCGCACCGAAATGCTGCAACGCGTGCGCGAAAACAAGGGCGCCGCTGGCGCTGGCAATGGTGGCGGACGAGGCAACGGCGGCGGCCAAGGTGCCAGCCGGGGTCGTAGTGGTGGCAATGGCGCAGGCCAAGGTGCACCGCGCGGCGATCGCAACGACCGCAATGGTGAATTCCAACCCCCTCGCCCACAAGGCCAACGCCCGGCACACGCCCAAGGCCGTGGTGGTCGCCCAGGCGGCGCAGCACCCCAGCCCGCAGGCTTTGCCAATGAACCACGTGAACCACGTGTACCCGGCGGCCAGCCTGATCCCATGCGCACCAGCGTGGACATGATGGCCGAGCGCGGTGCCCGACGCAGCTATGGCGGTGGCAACCGCAATGGCGGCGGCGGTGGATATGCTGGTGGACGCAGTGACAGCTTCGGTCGCCCCAGCAATGGTCCGCGCGGCCCGCGCGGTCCGGGTTCGTCCAACCGCTAA
- a CDS encoding bacteriohemerythrin gives MFIQWKEELALGNALIDTQHRMLMLLCRKLDIAIKTGQPQRTVRRVLLEVKKFTEFHFISEQNLMHEIGYPDVEKHARIHTELLIEIQVQLSRIQHGVEFPEDVLYELHEWFSKHVINEDLQIATYVKSSLQRPIGEDLYEKFLLQGGEP, from the coding sequence ATGTTTATCCAATGGAAGGAAGAGCTTGCGCTGGGAAACGCCCTGATAGACACGCAGCACCGCATGTTGATGTTGCTGTGTCGAAAGCTGGATATCGCCATCAAGACGGGACAACCGCAACGCACCGTCCGTCGGGTGCTGCTGGAGGTGAAAAAATTCACCGAATTCCACTTCATCAGCGAGCAAAACCTCATGCACGAGATCGGCTATCCCGATGTGGAGAAGCACGCAAGAATCCACACGGAACTGCTGATCGAGATCCAGGTGCAGTTGTCAAGAATTCAACATGGCGTCGAGTTCCCGGAAGACGTTCTGTATGAGCTCCACGAATGGTTTTCCAAGCACGTGATCAATGAAGACCTGCAAATCGCCACCTACGTGAAGTCGTCATTGCAAAGACCTATTGGCGAGGACCTTTACGAAAAGTTCCTCTTGCAGGGTGGCGAACCTTGA